The proteins below come from a single Streptomyces spongiicola genomic window:
- a CDS encoding FAD-dependent oxidoreductase translates to MPRPLRVAVVGAGPAGIYAADALLKSGAAADPGVSIDLFERLPAPFGLIRYGVAPDHPRIKGIITALHQVLDKPQIRVFGNVDYPSDIGLDDLRAFYDAVVFSTGADADRALGIPGIDLDGSYGAADFVSWYDGHPDVARTWPLGAEKVAVLGVGNVALDVARILAKTADELLPTEIPPNVYEGLAANKAREVHVFGRRGPAQAKFSPMELRELDHSPSIEVIVNPEDIDYDGGSIATRRASKQADMVAKTLENWAIRDAGNRPHKLFLHFFESPVEVVGEDGRVTGLRTERTALDGSGNVTGTGEFRDWDVQAVYRAVGYLSEEIAKLPFDLGSGTVPHEAGRVVEAGRCMQSTYVTGWIKRGPVGLIGHTKGDANETVASLLDDHANGRLHTPSAPDPEAVVAFLEERTVRYTTWDGWYRLDAAERALGEPEGRERVKIVDREGMLRASGA, encoded by the coding sequence ATGCCTCGCCCCCTGCGGGTAGCTGTCGTAGGAGCCGGACCCGCGGGGATCTACGCCGCCGACGCCCTGCTCAAGTCCGGGGCCGCCGCCGACCCGGGCGTGTCCATCGACCTCTTCGAGCGGCTGCCGGCCCCCTTCGGACTGATCCGGTACGGCGTGGCCCCCGACCACCCTCGGATCAAGGGCATCATCACCGCCCTGCACCAAGTGCTCGACAAACCGCAGATCCGCGTGTTCGGCAACGTCGACTACCCCAGTGACATCGGCCTCGACGATCTGCGCGCCTTCTACGACGCGGTCGTCTTCTCCACGGGCGCCGACGCCGACCGGGCACTCGGCATACCAGGCATCGACCTCGACGGCTCGTACGGTGCCGCGGACTTCGTGTCCTGGTACGACGGCCACCCGGACGTCGCCCGCACCTGGCCGCTGGGGGCGGAGAAGGTAGCGGTACTCGGCGTCGGCAACGTGGCACTCGACGTGGCGCGCATTCTCGCCAAGACCGCCGACGAGCTGCTGCCGACGGAGATCCCGCCGAACGTGTACGAGGGCCTGGCCGCGAACAAGGCCCGCGAGGTGCATGTGTTCGGGCGCCGCGGCCCCGCGCAGGCGAAGTTCAGCCCGATGGAACTGCGCGAGCTGGACCACTCCCCCAGCATCGAGGTCATCGTCAATCCCGAGGACATCGACTACGACGGGGGGTCCATCGCCACGCGCCGCGCCAGCAAGCAGGCGGACATGGTCGCCAAGACGCTGGAGAACTGGGCGATCCGCGATGCGGGGAACCGGCCGCACAAGCTGTTCCTCCACTTCTTCGAGTCCCCCGTCGAGGTGGTGGGCGAGGACGGCCGGGTGACGGGGCTGCGTACCGAGCGGACGGCCCTCGACGGCAGCGGGAACGTCACCGGGACGGGCGAGTTCCGCGACTGGGACGTGCAGGCGGTGTACCGCGCGGTCGGCTACCTCTCCGAGGAGATCGCCAAACTGCCCTTCGACCTCGGCAGCGGCACGGTGCCGCACGAGGCGGGCCGTGTCGTCGAGGCCGGGCGGTGTATGCAGTCGACATACGTCACCGGCTGGATCAAGCGCGGCCCCGTCGGCCTCATCGGCCACACCAAGGGAGACGCCAACGAGACCGTCGCGAGCCTCCTCGACGACCACGCCAACGGCCGCCTGCACACACCGTCGGCGCCGGACCCCGAGGCGGTCGTCGCCTTCCTCGAGGAGCGGACCGTCCGCTACACCACGTGGGACGGCTGGTACCGGCTGGACGCGGCCGAGCGGGCGCTGGGCGAGCCCGAGGGCCGCGAGCGGGTGAAGATCGTCGACCGTGAGGGGATGCTCCGCGCGAGCGGCGCCTGA
- a CDS encoding universal stress protein produces the protein MARCITAGVDGSPESRAAAYWAAREAALRGLPLRLVHAWLWQPLDVPIVQDREAQARAAESLLREAESEISRRFPDVPVSAEVVPDTAVAALVGEAERATMLVLGSRGHGAVVGFLVGSYGQQVIASASCPVVAVRAPAGEDRAADPEPGGGDEIVVGQQGAPEDCEAVLGFAFETAAAHGVGVRAVRAWSLPTLYTYSPAAMRLADEAGGLEPFERKALSEALKPWRDRYPGVPVTEHVEIGSAGQVLLSATARARLLVVGRRARRSPVGSRIGSVAHAALHHAPCPVAVVPPV, from the coding sequence ATGGCCCGATGCATCACCGCAGGAGTGGACGGATCGCCGGAGAGCCGGGCAGCGGCGTACTGGGCGGCCCGCGAGGCGGCGCTCCGCGGGCTTCCTCTTCGTCTGGTGCACGCATGGCTGTGGCAGCCGCTCGACGTTCCGATCGTGCAGGACCGGGAGGCGCAGGCCCGGGCCGCCGAGAGTCTGCTGCGTGAGGCGGAGTCGGAGATCAGCCGGCGTTTCCCGGATGTGCCGGTGTCCGCCGAGGTGGTTCCGGACACCGCGGTGGCGGCGCTCGTCGGGGAGGCCGAGCGCGCGACGATGCTGGTGCTGGGCTCGCGTGGGCACGGCGCCGTCGTCGGTTTCCTCGTCGGCTCCTACGGCCAGCAGGTGATCGCCTCCGCGTCCTGCCCCGTCGTCGCCGTTCGCGCACCCGCCGGGGAGGATCGGGCCGCGGACCCCGAGCCCGGCGGGGGCGACGAGATCGTGGTGGGGCAGCAGGGCGCGCCGGAGGACTGCGAGGCGGTCCTCGGCTTCGCCTTCGAGACCGCCGCCGCACACGGAGTGGGGGTGCGGGCGGTGCGAGCGTGGAGCCTGCCGACGCTCTACACCTACAGCCCGGCCGCGATGAGGCTCGCGGACGAGGCCGGCGGCCTTGAGCCGTTCGAGCGCAAGGCGCTGTCGGAGGCGCTGAAGCCCTGGCGGGACCGCTATCCCGGGGTGCCGGTGACGGAGCATGTCGAGATCGGCAGCGCCGGGCAGGTGCTGCTGTCCGCCACCGCCCGTGCGCGGCTGCTGGTGGTCGGCCGGCGGGCGCGCCGCTCCCCAGTCGGTTCGCGGATCGGATCCGTCGCCCATGCCGCGCTGCACCACGCGCCCTGCCCCGTGGCGGTCGTGCCGCCGGTCTGA
- a CDS encoding DNA-binding protein NsdB gives MTGVPNTRLADLFGLAGWSKGELARLVNRQAAAMGHAQLATDTSRVRRWIDMGESPRDPVPKVLAALFTERLGRVVTIEDLGFVRHGRTRKRREAGGVGHPDGLPWAPERTAAVLTEFTGMDLMLNRRGLVGAGAALAAGSALSSAMYDWLHTDPALATHAPRVHDPLHADPAGFDRYEAAPIGSQEIDALERSVEVFRAWDASRGGGLQRKAVVGQLNEVGGMLAYRHPDHLQRRLWGVAANLAVLAGWMSHDVGLEPTAQKYFVIAAHAAREGGDRPRAGEALSRAARQMVHLGRPDDALDLMKLARSGSGESTLPRTRAMLHTIEAWAQASMGRAQAMRRTLGEAEELFVSDKGDVPPPSWMQMFDEADMHGMQALAYRTLAEHDPAAAGIAQRHAKQALELREGGRQRSKIFDYISMASACFIADDPEQADRYARLALVSMGETSSHRTWDRLREMYRLTGQFAGYAKIEDLREEIQHALPNSPSRSERSVRI, from the coding sequence GTGACCGGAGTACCCAACACCCGTCTCGCGGACCTGTTCGGCCTCGCCGGCTGGTCCAAGGGCGAACTCGCGCGGCTCGTGAACCGGCAGGCGGCGGCCATGGGCCATGCGCAGCTGGCGACCGACACCTCGCGGGTGCGGCGTTGGATCGACATGGGGGAGTCCCCGCGCGATCCCGTGCCGAAGGTGCTGGCGGCTCTGTTCACCGAGCGACTCGGCCGTGTCGTGACCATCGAGGACCTCGGGTTCGTACGGCACGGGCGCACGCGCAAGCGGAGGGAGGCCGGCGGCGTCGGCCACCCCGACGGACTGCCCTGGGCACCCGAACGTACGGCGGCGGTCCTCACCGAATTCACGGGAATGGACCTCATGCTCAACCGACGCGGCTTGGTGGGCGCGGGCGCCGCGCTCGCCGCAGGCTCCGCACTCAGCAGCGCCATGTACGACTGGCTGCACACCGACCCCGCTCTCGCCACCCACGCCCCCCGTGTCCACGACCCCCTGCACGCCGACCCCGCCGGGTTCGACCGCTACGAGGCCGCGCCCATCGGGTCGCAGGAGATCGACGCCCTCGAGCGCTCCGTCGAGGTGTTCCGCGCCTGGGACGCCTCCCGCGGTGGCGGGCTCCAGCGCAAGGCCGTGGTGGGCCAGCTCAACGAGGTGGGCGGCATGCTCGCCTACCGGCACCCCGACCACCTCCAGCGCCGCCTGTGGGGTGTCGCCGCCAACCTCGCCGTACTCGCCGGCTGGATGTCCCACGACGTCGGCCTCGAACCCACCGCCCAGAAGTACTTCGTGATCGCCGCCCACGCGGCACGCGAGGGCGGCGACCGGCCCCGCGCCGGGGAGGCCCTCTCCAGGGCCGCCCGCCAGATGGTGCATCTGGGCCGGCCTGACGACGCCCTCGATCTGATGAAGCTCGCCAGGTCCGGCTCCGGCGAGTCGACACTGCCCCGCACGCGAGCGATGCTGCACACCATCGAGGCCTGGGCGCAGGCCTCCATGGGACGGGCTCAGGCCATGCGACGGACCCTGGGCGAGGCGGAGGAGCTGTTCGTCTCGGACAAGGGCGATGTGCCGCCGCCGAGTTGGATGCAGATGTTCGACGAGGCGGACATGCACGGCATGCAGGCGCTCGCCTACCGCACCCTCGCAGAGCACGATCCGGCCGCCGCCGGCATCGCCCAGCGCCATGCCAAGCAGGCGCTGGAACTCAGGGAGGGCGGTCGCCAGCGGTCGAAGATCTTCGACTACATCTCCATGGCGTCGGCGTGCTTCATCGCCGACGACCCGGAACAGGCGGACAGGTATGCCCGGCTGGCGCTGGTGTCGATGGGAGAGACCTCCTCGCACCGTACCTGGGACCGGCTGCGGGAGATGTACCGCCTCACGGGCCAGTTCGCCGGCTATGCGAAGATCGAGGACCTGCGGGAGGAAATCCAGCACGCGCTGCCCAACAGCCCGTCCCGGAGCGAGCGGAGCGTCAGGATCTGA
- a CDS encoding terpene synthase family protein, which yields MAQPFELPDFYVPHPARLNPHVDAARRHTREWARRMGMLEGSGVWEPEDLEAHDYALLCAYTHPDCSAETLSLVTDWYVWVFFFDDHFLEVFKRPRDIAGGSAYLERLPAFMPPDPGQGVPEPANQVEAGLADLWRRTAPGMSEAWRARFAEATEHLLNESLWELRNIDRGRIANPVEYVEMRRKVGGAPWSAGLVEFAAGAEVPERVAGSRPMRVLRDAFSDGVHLRNDLFSYEREVGDEGENSNGVLVLEKFLGCSTQEAADAVNDLLTSRLQQFENTALTEVPALCAERGLDPAECAAVAAYAKGLQDWQSGGHEWHLRSSRYMNEGAVAGPSMFEGVLGTSALDVRTLFGRPAAARLRALTHVPHQATGPSLLPEFDCPFPLSLSPHHEEARSRSIAWAKRMGLLGDVWDEAMLNGFDFALCSAGIDPDATAEELELSAEWLTWGTYGDDYYPLVFGRRRDLAGAKACTDRLAACMPLDDPASGAAVAVSPMERSLADLWARTAGPMGPGARAGLRRAMDVMLESWLWELHNQAQHRVPDPVDYLEMRRCTFGSDLTMMLSRLRHEGELPPEIYGTGVMRSLENSAADYACLLNDFFSYQKEIEVEGEVHNALLVVQNFYGCDYRAAVGIVDDLMRSRMSQFLHVKEHELPLLHEQFSLDSRGRAALGAYVRELEDWLAGILNWHRKARRYGVEDVRSGAGSALRVDGPLALGMSAADLAGLLRSGGGTGAGEPFPGVGAAAGAVRL from the coding sequence ATGGCACAGCCCTTCGAACTGCCGGACTTCTATGTGCCTCATCCGGCGCGCCTCAATCCCCATGTCGACGCGGCTCGGCGGCACACGCGGGAGTGGGCGCGCCGGATGGGGATGCTGGAGGGCTCGGGGGTCTGGGAGCCCGAGGATCTCGAGGCGCACGACTACGCCCTGCTGTGCGCCTACACCCATCCCGACTGTTCGGCGGAGACGCTCTCGCTGGTGACGGACTGGTACGTGTGGGTGTTCTTCTTCGACGACCACTTCCTGGAGGTCTTCAAGCGCCCGCGTGACATCGCGGGCGGCAGCGCCTATCTGGAACGGTTGCCCGCGTTCATGCCGCCGGACCCGGGACAGGGCGTGCCCGAACCGGCCAACCAGGTGGAGGCGGGCCTCGCCGACCTGTGGAGGCGGACGGCACCCGGTATGTCGGAGGCCTGGCGTGCCCGTTTCGCCGAGGCCACGGAGCATCTGCTCAACGAGTCGCTGTGGGAGCTGCGCAACATCGACCGGGGCCGGATCGCCAATCCGGTCGAGTACGTCGAGATGCGCCGCAAGGTCGGTGGGGCGCCCTGGTCGGCGGGGCTCGTCGAGTTCGCGGCGGGCGCGGAGGTCCCGGAGCGGGTCGCCGGTTCCCGGCCGATGCGGGTGCTGAGGGACGCGTTCTCCGACGGGGTGCATCTGCGCAACGACCTGTTCTCGTACGAGCGGGAGGTCGGTGACGAGGGCGAGAACAGCAACGGTGTGCTGGTGCTGGAGAAGTTCCTCGGCTGCTCCACGCAGGAGGCGGCGGACGCGGTCAACGACCTGCTGACGTCGCGGTTGCAGCAGTTCGAGAACACCGCGCTCACGGAGGTCCCGGCGCTGTGTGCCGAGCGCGGGCTGGATCCGGCGGAGTGCGCGGCGGTCGCCGCGTATGCCAAGGGCCTGCAGGACTGGCAGTCCGGTGGCCATGAGTGGCATCTGCGTTCCAGCCGCTATATGAACGAGGGGGCGGTGGCGGGGCCGTCGATGTTCGAGGGAGTGCTCGGGACGTCGGCCCTGGATGTGAGGACGCTGTTCGGCAGGCCGGCCGCGGCCCGGCTGCGGGCGCTGACGCATGTCCCGCACCAGGCGACGGGGCCGTCGCTGCTGCCCGAGTTCGACTGCCCGTTCCCGCTGTCGCTCAGCCCGCACCACGAGGAGGCGCGGAGCCGGTCGATCGCCTGGGCGAAGCGGATGGGGCTCCTCGGGGACGTCTGGGACGAGGCCATGCTCAACGGCTTCGACTTCGCGCTCTGTTCGGCGGGCATCGATCCGGACGCCACTGCCGAGGAACTGGAGCTGAGTGCGGAGTGGCTGACGTGGGGAACGTACGGGGACGACTACTACCCGCTGGTGTTCGGCCGCCGCCGCGATCTGGCGGGGGCGAAGGCGTGCACGGACCGGCTGGCGGCCTGTATGCCGCTCGACGACCCGGCGTCGGGCGCGGCGGTCGCGGTGAGTCCGATGGAGCGGTCGCTCGCCGACCTCTGGGCGCGGACGGCCGGGCCGATGGGCCCCGGGGCGCGGGCGGGGCTGCGGCGTGCGATGGATGTGATGCTGGAGAGCTGGCTGTGGGAGCTGCACAACCAGGCCCAGCACCGGGTTCCCGACCCGGTGGACTACCTGGAGATGCGGCGCTGCACCTTCGGTTCGGACCTCACCATGATGCTGAGCCGGCTGCGGCACGAGGGGGAGCTGCCGCCGGAGATCTACGGGACGGGGGTGATGCGGAGCCTGGAGAACTCCGCAGCGGACTACGCCTGCCTGCTGAACGACTTCTTCTCCTACCAGAAGGAGATCGAGGTCGAGGGGGAGGTGCACAACGCGCTGCTGGTGGTGCAGAACTTCTACGGTTGCGACTACCGGGCCGCGGTGGGGATCGTCGACGATCTGATGCGTTCGCGGATGAGCCAGTTCCTCCATGTCAAGGAGCATGAACTCCCGCTGCTGCACGAGCAGTTCTCCCTGGACTCGCGGGGCAGGGCGGCGTTGGGCGCCTATGTGCGGGAACTGGAGGACTGGCTCGCGGGCATCCTCAACTGGCACCGCAAGGCGCGCCGTTACGGAGTGGAGGACGTGCGGTCGGGCGCCGGGTCGGCGCTGCGTGTCGACGGGCCCCTGGCACTGGGGATGTCGGCGGCGGACCTCGCCGGTCTGCTCCGGTCCGGTGGGGGGACGGGCGCCGGTGAACCGTTCCCCGGCGTGGGCGCGGCGGCGGGCGCCGTGCGGCTCTGA
- a CDS encoding N-acetylmuramoyl-L-alanine amidase has translation MVAALLLTLASGAPSATAEQSAPSGGLQRAFADAAAEYRVPQNVLLGVSYIQSRWDGHGGAPSVTGGYGPMHLTDAATALAEAPHHSHGAEDPRGDTARVPRTGGAHALGERAVFPARLRTLERAADLTGIPAERLRTDPSANVRGGAALLADAQRELGGAPGGGAADWFGAVARFSGADDTATATAYADDVFDVIRTGQSRTTDGGQRVSLRADGGPPPDRSAVARLGLRTADRTLTECPVTVACEWIPAPYEQFGEGDYGNHDKADRPVSQSVEYIVIHDTEATWDTTLRLVQDPEYVSWHYSLRSSDGHVAQHLRLKDVGWHAGNWFINAKSIGLEHEGFLVSPDAWYTEAMYRSSARLVRHLAGRYGVPLDRQHIIGHDNVPGTLPSTVPGMHTDPGPYWDWAHYFTLLGRPFAATAGPGAAAVTIRPDYDRHRPVYTGCAEAGGGCAPHGSGAVRLHTAPDASSPLVKDAGLRPDGGDSTTGVNDTGARASTGQRYAVAERRGDWTAVWYLGGKAWFHNPRTRPVAVGAHAVLVTPRAGLAEVPVYGRAYPEASAYPPGVPVQAVTPLPYKLLAGQRYVTAGSMPGEYYRATGFDASQHTVVRGEERYHVIQFGHRVAFVKAADVLVTRR, from the coding sequence GTGGTCGCGGCGCTGCTGCTGACCCTGGCCTCCGGCGCCCCGTCCGCCACCGCGGAGCAGTCAGCGCCGTCAGGCGGACTCCAGCGCGCCTTCGCGGACGCCGCCGCGGAGTACCGGGTGCCGCAGAATGTGCTGCTCGGCGTCTCCTACATCCAGTCGCGCTGGGACGGGCACGGCGGCGCCCCCAGTGTCACCGGCGGCTACGGGCCCATGCATCTGACGGACGCGGCGACGGCCCTGGCCGAGGCTCCGCACCATTCGCACGGCGCTGAGGATCCCCGCGGCGACACGGCGCGGGTGCCCCGGACGGGTGGCGCACACGCGCTCGGGGAGCGTGCCGTGTTTCCGGCCCGGTTGCGGACCCTCGAGCGCGCCGCGGACCTCACCGGTATCCCCGCCGAGCGCCTGCGCACCGACCCGTCGGCGAACGTCCGGGGAGGCGCGGCGCTGCTCGCGGACGCCCAGCGGGAGCTGGGCGGGGCGCCGGGCGGCGGTGCGGCGGACTGGTTCGGGGCGGTCGCCCGGTTCTCGGGCGCCGACGACACGGCGACCGCGACGGCATACGCCGACGACGTGTTCGACGTCATCCGCACCGGGCAGAGCCGGACCACCGACGGCGGCCAGCGGGTGTCGCTGCGGGCCGACGGGGGTCCGCCTCCCGACAGGTCTGCCGTGGCCCGGCTGGGTCTGCGCACCGCGGACCGGACGCTCACCGAGTGTCCGGTGACCGTGGCCTGCGAGTGGATCCCCGCCCCGTACGAGCAGTTCGGTGAGGGCGACTACGGCAACCACGACAAGGCGGACAGGCCCGTGTCGCAGTCGGTCGAGTACATCGTCATCCACGACACCGAGGCGACCTGGGACACCACCCTCCGGCTGGTCCAGGACCCGGAGTACGTGTCCTGGCACTACTCGCTGCGGTCCTCTGACGGGCATGTCGCCCAGCATCTGAGGCTCAAGGACGTCGGCTGGCACGCCGGCAACTGGTTCATCAACGCCAAGTCGATCGGGCTGGAGCACGAGGGCTTCCTGGTCAGCCCCGACGCCTGGTACACGGAGGCGATGTACCGCAGTTCCGCCCGGCTGGTGCGCCATCTCGCCGGGCGGTACGGAGTCCCGCTGGACCGGCAGCACATCATCGGCCACGACAACGTCCCGGGCACCCTGCCGTCGACCGTCCCGGGTATGCACACCGACCCGGGTCCGTACTGGGACTGGGCGCACTACTTCACGCTCCTGGGGCGGCCGTTCGCGGCCACCGCGGGGCCGGGCGCCGCAGCGGTGACGATCCGTCCCGACTACGACCGGCACCGGCCGGTGTACACGGGCTGTGCCGAGGCGGGCGGCGGCTGTGCGCCGCACGGTTCGGGTGCGGTCCGGCTGCACACCGCCCCGGACGCGTCGTCGCCGCTGGTGAAGGACGCCGGGCTGCGCCCGGACGGCGGCGACTCGACCACGGGCGTCAACGACACGGGTGCGCGGGCCTCCACGGGTCAGCGGTACGCCGTCGCGGAGCGCCGGGGGGACTGGACGGCCGTGTGGTACCTGGGCGGGAAGGCGTGGTTCCACAACCCGCGTACCCGGCCGGTCGCGGTGGGCGCGCATGCCGTGCTCGTCACCCCGCGGGCGGGGCTGGCGGAGGTTCCGGTGTACGGGCGCGCCTATCCGGAGGCGTCGGCGTACCCGCCGGGTGTGCCGGTGCAGGCGGTGACGCCGCTGCCGTACAAGCTGCTCGCGGGGCAGAGGTATGTGACCGCCGGCAGCATGCCGGGCGAGTACTACCGGGCGACGGGGTTCGACGCGTCGCAGCACACGGTGGTGCGCGGCGAAGAGCGGTACCACGTGATCCAGTTCGGTCATCGGGTGGCGTTCGTGAAAGCCGCCGACGTGCTGGTCACCAGGCGGTAG
- a CDS encoding PP2C family protein-serine/threonine phosphatase — MPSHLFADRPAPQPPRRDSVDELISQTRRLRGDVDAVRRDAVVDEDDPQGRWQRALCDLAVHQLDDLGAHLGQLREGLPPLPGPDGPPGREDQAGFEDLPPRPDSLLSRVGSAEWNLLTDEVSWSEELHRIFGRPAAGDPMTLDELPSMVFAEDQALLTEMVTDCLVDGKPIDGEFRIVRADGRVRTLHMTGEPVLDADGCTASMWAVLRDVSELRRSQRAVRESQDTLTRRQHIDRTERRVATQMHEAVLPPWRGERSIPANGPAALDLAGHHLPSPRGALNGSQWFDAQEIPGGLALLSVGDLTGQGVTATSAMAMLMGAQRALAVAGIRPGPLMGHLNALLDSAAQPALGSTVCCHYDPSTRILSWAQAGHPAPLLYRGGVGRALPRPGGVLLGATAGGVYEQGETALLPGDVLVLHTDGLTRGTGAPHDSTGHDRLLALAPRLTVARSAQDCVRLIVEEFDVGDRQHDASVMVARIA; from the coding sequence ATGCCGTCCCATCTGTTCGCGGACCGTCCCGCCCCGCAGCCTCCACGGCGCGACTCGGTGGACGAGCTGATCTCGCAGACCCGGCGACTGCGCGGAGACGTCGACGCGGTCCGGCGGGACGCCGTGGTGGACGAGGACGACCCTCAGGGCCGCTGGCAGCGGGCCCTGTGCGACCTGGCGGTCCACCAGCTCGACGACCTCGGCGCGCACCTGGGCCAGCTCAGGGAGGGACTCCCTCCCCTGCCGGGGCCCGACGGCCCACCCGGCCGGGAGGACCAGGCCGGGTTCGAGGACCTGCCACCGCGACCGGATTCACTGCTCAGCCGTGTCGGCAGCGCCGAGTGGAACCTGCTGACGGACGAGGTCAGCTGGTCCGAGGAACTGCACCGGATCTTCGGACGCCCCGCCGCCGGCGACCCGATGACCCTGGACGAGCTGCCCTCCATGGTGTTCGCAGAGGACCAGGCGTTACTCACCGAGATGGTGACGGACTGCCTGGTAGACGGAAAACCGATCGACGGCGAGTTCCGCATCGTCCGCGCCGACGGGCGCGTCCGCACACTCCACATGACGGGCGAACCGGTCCTCGACGCCGACGGCTGCACCGCCTCGATGTGGGCGGTCCTCCGCGACGTCAGCGAACTGCGCAGATCCCAGCGCGCGGTACGCGAATCCCAGGACACGCTCACCCGACGACAGCACATCGACCGCACCGAGCGCCGTGTGGCGACACAGATGCACGAAGCGGTCCTCCCGCCCTGGCGCGGCGAGCGCAGCATCCCCGCGAACGGTCCGGCGGCACTGGACCTCGCAGGCCACCACCTCCCGTCTCCACGCGGGGCGCTCAACGGCAGCCAGTGGTTCGACGCCCAGGAAATCCCCGGAGGACTGGCGCTGCTGAGCGTGGGCGATCTGACCGGTCAGGGGGTCACCGCGACATCCGCCATGGCGATGCTGATGGGAGCCCAGCGGGCGCTCGCCGTGGCCGGCATCCGGCCCGGCCCGCTGATGGGCCACCTCAACGCGCTGCTGGACTCCGCTGCGCAGCCCGCACTCGGCAGCACCGTGTGCTGCCACTACGACCCGTCGACCCGGATCCTCTCGTGGGCGCAGGCGGGGCACCCTGCCCCGCTGCTGTACCGCGGCGGGGTGGGGCGTGCCCTGCCCCGACCGGGCGGCGTCCTGCTCGGCGCGACGGCCGGAGGTGTGTACGAGCAGGGCGAGACTGCCCTGCTGCCCGGCGATGTGCTGGTTCTCCACACGGACGGACTGACGAGAGGGACGGGAGCCCCCCATGACAGCACCGGACACGACCGGCTGCTCGCCCTCGCCCCCCGACTCACCGTCGCCCGGAGCGCGCAGGACTGCGTGCGCCTGATCGTCGAGGAGTTCGACGTGGGCGACCGTCAGCACGACGCCTCGGTGATGGTGGCCAGGATCGCCTGA
- a CDS encoding aminoglycoside phosphotransferase family protein, with protein sequence MYTASSSVSAPPRPRTLQAGGGPLLEPSAAGRARRWPGAVGQPLSGRIDLSGPQGAQLRMAIASVHRICPEFNPVQVLRRSGRSVLLVGTTGRTTAVAKCLLDQSPAWAERFRHEIAAYRAFVRHRPPVRVPRLIAADPENCTLVVERMPGRPAALARHPSEAPPRADVRAALGAVARLNSWRPPSGMFDAPLDYVSRFARYHELGLFTDRDLGDLQKLLHGLAHHGGRQGGLGQFCHGDALLSNILLAPTGPVLVDWEHAGWYLPGYDLATLWTVLGDAPVARRQVSQLAQQSGPAARDAFLVNLMLVLTREIRTYETAVQRTMREAPPAGTVPPPHTGLSSGEEQRLLLRRLHDDCALARRAVRAAVGTR encoded by the coding sequence ATGTACACAGCATCGTCCTCCGTGTCCGCCCCGCCCCGGCCGCGCACCCTCCAGGCGGGCGGCGGGCCGCTGCTCGAGCCCTCCGCGGCCGGCAGGGCCCGGCGGTGGCCGGGGGCGGTCGGCCAGCCGCTCAGCGGGAGAATCGACCTGTCCGGCCCGCAGGGCGCGCAGCTGCGCATGGCGATCGCCTCGGTGCACCGCATCTGCCCGGAGTTCAATCCGGTACAGGTGCTGCGCAGGAGCGGTCGCTCGGTGCTGCTCGTCGGCACGACGGGGCGGACCACCGCCGTCGCCAAGTGCTTACTCGACCAGTCGCCCGCGTGGGCGGAGCGGTTCCGGCACGAGATAGCGGCATACCGTGCGTTCGTCCGGCACCGGCCACCGGTGCGTGTGCCCCGGCTCATCGCCGCGGACCCGGAGAACTGCACGCTGGTCGTCGAGCGGATGCCCGGCCGCCCCGCCGCCCTCGCCCGGCACCCCTCCGAGGCACCGCCGCGCGCCGACGTCCGTGCCGCACTCGGGGCCGTCGCGCGGTTGAACTCCTGGCGGCCGCCTTCCGGGATGTTCGACGCGCCGCTGGACTACGTGTCGCGGTTCGCCCGCTACCACGAACTCGGTCTGTTCACCGACCGCGATCTGGGTGATCTGCAGAAGCTGCTGCACGGGCTCGCGCACCACGGTGGGCGGCAGGGCGGGCTGGGCCAGTTCTGCCACGGCGACGCGCTGCTGTCGAACATCCTCCTCGCGCCGACGGGCCCGGTACTCGTCGACTGGGAGCACGCGGGCTGGTATCTGCCGGGTTACGACCTGGCGACGCTGTGGACGGTGCTGGGCGACGCCCCGGTGGCGCGGCGGCAGGTCAGCCAGCTGGCCCAGCAGTCCGGCCCGGCGGCGCGCGACGCCTTCCTGGTGAACCTGATGCTGGTGCTGACCCGGGAGATCAGAACCTACGAGACGGCGGTGCAGCGGACGATGCGGGAGGCGCCGCCGGCCGGCACCGTCCCGCCGCCGCACACCGGACTCTCCTCCGGAGAGGAGCAGCGGCTGCTCCTGCGGCGGCTGCACGATGACTGCGCGCTGGCACGGCGGGCCGTGCGCGCGGCGGTCGGCACGCGCTGA
- a CDS encoding ACT domain-containing protein, which yields MAPEHDLGRLLSGMRPELHPGRYVFTTVPASVPPGLTPVATVTEDEGLTLVVRREEADGAGLAYDYVAGWITLRVHSALAAVGLTAAVATALAGAGIGCNVVAGHHHDHLFVPYERADESVALLQGPAERAG from the coding sequence ATGGCACCAGAGCACGATCTCGGCCGTCTCCTGAGCGGTATGCGTCCCGAACTCCACCCCGGCCGCTATGTCTTCACCACCGTCCCCGCGTCGGTACCGCCGGGCCTCACCCCCGTGGCCACCGTCACCGAGGACGAGGGCCTGACTCTCGTCGTACGCAGGGAGGAGGCCGACGGAGCCGGGCTGGCCTACGACTACGTCGCCGGCTGGATCACCCTGCGCGTGCACTCCGCACTCGCCGCCGTCGGGCTCACCGCCGCGGTCGCGACCGCCCTGGCCGGTGCGGGCATCGGCTGCAACGTCGTCGCCGGCCACCACCACGACCATCTGTTCGTTCCGTACGAACGCGCGGACGAGTCTGTTGCCCTCCTCCAGGGGCCGGCCGAACGCGCGGGCTGA